One window of Rasiella rasia genomic DNA carries:
- a CDS encoding cytochrome c oxidase subunit II, translating into MTAFLVVLVIILFGVAIWQMGKIFQLSQTKVDNSSEVANDKDNNVNGWLMLGFTIFTYLLLVICFWKWGDVLLPKAASEHGSEIDSLMYISMALIFVVGFFTLWLLGFFSFKYRGKQGNRATFFADNDKLEFIWTIIPVIVLAGLIIYGLFTWTDIMNVDTDDDPMVVELYAYQFDWRARYSGEDNTLGEANVRLIEGVNQLGVDISDPNAQDDIVTNELHLPTGRKVLFKMRSQDVLHSAYMPHFRAQMNCVPGMITQFAFTPTITTEEMRMDDEVVAKVRKINKIRQENSKALVAKGDEPLEAYEFDYMLLCNKICGSNHYNMQMKIVVHTPEDYEAWMKEQTTLAEALKK; encoded by the coding sequence ATGACCGCATTTTTAGTTGTATTAGTAATCATACTTTTTGGAGTTGCTATTTGGCAGATGGGCAAGATATTTCAATTGTCTCAAACCAAAGTAGATAATAGCTCTGAAGTCGCTAATGATAAAGACAATAACGTGAATGGTTGGCTTATGCTAGGTTTTACCATATTCACGTATTTATTACTTGTAATCTGTTTTTGGAAATGGGGTGACGTACTGTTACCAAAAGCTGCTTCTGAACACGGTTCAGAAATAGATAGCTTGATGTACATTTCTATGGCATTAATCTTTGTGGTAGGTTTCTTTACCCTTTGGCTACTTGGTTTCTTCTCTTTTAAATATAGAGGAAAGCAAGGAAACAGAGCAACATTCTTTGCCGATAATGATAAACTAGAATTTATCTGGACAATTATTCCAGTAATTGTACTAGCAGGATTAATTATCTACGGACTTTTCACTTGGACAGATATCATGAACGTAGATACCGATGATGACCCAATGGTTGTTGAATTGTACGCATACCAGTTTGATTGGAGAGCACGTTATAGTGGTGAAGATAATACGCTTGGTGAAGCAAATGTTCGTTTGATTGAAGGTGTAAATCAGTTAGGAGTTGATATTTCAGACCCGAACGCACAAGATGATATCGTTACTAATGAACTTCACTTGCCTACAGGTAGAAAAGTATTATTTAAAATGCGCTCACAAGACGTATTGCACTCGGCATATATGCCACACTTTAGAGCACAAATGAACTGTGTACCTGGTATGATAACGCAATTCGCATTTACTCCTACCATTACTACTGAAGAAATGCGTATGGATGATGAAGTTGTAGCAAAAGTTAGAAAGATTAATAAAATTAGACAGGAAAATAGCAAGGCATTGGTAGCTAAAGGAGACGAGCCACTAGAAGCTTATGAGTTTGATTATATGTTATTATGTAACAAGATTTGTGGAAGCAATCACTATAATATGCAAATGAAGATTGTAGTGCACACTCCCGAAGATTATGAGGCCTGGATGAAAGAACAGACCACCTTAGCCGAAGCCCTTAAAAAATAA
- a CDS encoding c-type cytochrome has translation MKKLINIALGAFVCLTVFSCADENKPNYQYMPNMYEPVGYETYGDYEIFENGQEAMLPAEGSIPRGWQPYDYENTTEGLELAKVELKNPLEVTEENLAAGAQLYTIYCAVCHGDAGDGNGILMQREKFLGIPSYAAEGRVITEGGVYHVQMYGLNTMGSYASQTSEKERWQITQHVMNLKAALKGEPLQEPVSKDSLTNMVEVLNENTTEDTTPLEVETLEETN, from the coding sequence ATGAAAAAATTAATAAACATAGCATTAGGAGCATTTGTCTGCCTTACAGTTTTCTCTTGTGCAGATGAAAACAAGCCTAACTACCAATACATGCCTAATATGTATGAGCCTGTTGGGTATGAAACGTATGGTGATTACGAAATATTCGAAAATGGTCAAGAGGCAATGTTGCCAGCCGAAGGTTCTATTCCACGTGGATGGCAACCGTACGATTATGAAAATACAACCGAAGGATTAGAATTAGCAAAAGTTGAATTAAAAAATCCTTTAGAAGTTACTGAGGAGAATTTGGCTGCTGGAGCTCAATTGTATACTATTTATTGTGCCGTGTGTCATGGAGATGCTGGTGACGGAAATGGAATATTAATGCAACGTGAAAAATTCTTAGGAATTCCTAGTTATGCTGCAGAAGGTAGAGTTATTACTGAAGGTGGCGTTTACCACGTTCAAATGTATGGGTTAAACACCATGGGATCTTATGCTTCACAAACTAGTGAAAAAGAACGTTGGCAAATAACACAACATGTTATGAATTTGAAAGCTGCTTTAAAGGGAGAACCTTTGCAAGAACCAGTGAGTAAGGATTCATTAACCAATATGGTTGAAGTTTTGAATGAAAATACTACTGAAGATACTACTCCATTAGAAGTAGAAACTTTAGAAGAAACTAACTAA
- a CDS encoding peroxiredoxin-like family protein: protein MLIPTQKVPNLKVSLINDTQWELYNQQPENYTLLVFYRGYHCPKCKEQLEQLKNHLEDFSSRGIHVIALSMDTEERAKKTGDQWAIEGIPLGYGVTKNEAKDWGLYISSAISESEPDIFSEPGLFLVKPDNTLYLVSLQSMPFARPQFKDLLNAIDFIEKKNYPPRGTV from the coding sequence ATGCTTATACCTACACAGAAAGTACCGAATTTAAAAGTTAGTTTAATTAATGATACACAATGGGAATTGTACAATCAGCAACCAGAGAATTATACGTTGCTTGTTTTTTACAGAGGTTATCATTGCCCTAAATGTAAAGAGCAGCTAGAACAGCTCAAAAACCATTTGGAAGATTTTTCATCACGGGGTATTCATGTAATTGCCTTAAGCATGGATACTGAAGAACGCGCTAAAAAAACAGGTGACCAATGGGCCATTGAAGGAATCCCTTTGGGATATGGGGTCACAAAAAATGAAGCTAAAGATTGGGGGTTATATATTTCGTCTGCTATCTCTGAAAGCGAACCGGACATTTTTTCAGAACCAGGTTTGTTTTTAGTAAAACCAGACAACACACTTTATTTGGTTTCATTACAATCTATGCCTTTCGCTCGTCCTCAATTTAAAGATTTATTAAACGCTATTGATTTTATAGAAAAGAAAAACTATCCTCCACGAGGTACGGTATAA
- a CDS encoding cytochrome c oxidase subunit I, giving the protein MSAHAIDHAVDHHEDDHGHHHHKETFVTKYIFSTDHKMISKQYLITGLFMGIIGIAMSLLFRLQLAWPDTEFTIYEVLLGKWGEGGVMDPNVYLALVTIHGTIMVFFVLTAGLSGTFSNLLIPLQIGARDMASGFLNMISYWLFFLSSLIMVMSLFVEAGPASAGWTIYPPLSALPQAIPGSGTGMTLWLVSMAIFIASSLLGSLNYIVTVLNLRTKGMSMTRLPLTIWAFFITAVIGVVSFPVLFSAALMLIMDRSFGTSFFLSDIYIAGEVLHNQGGSPVLFEHLFWFLGHPEVYIVILPAMGMVSEIMATNARKPIFGYRAMVASILAIAFLSTIVWGHHMFISGMNPFLGSVFTFTTLLIAIPSAVKSFNWITTIWRGNLQMNPAMLFSIGFVSTFITGGLTGIILGDSALDINVHDTYFVVAHFHLVMGISALYGLFAGVYHWFPKMFQGRMLNKNLGYVHFWVTVIGAYGVFFPMHFIGMAGLPRRYYTNTAFPYFDDLTDVNVVISIFAFITAAAQIVFLYNFISSMFYGKKGPKNPWKSTTLEWTAEVKHIHGNWDGPIPHVYRWAYDYSKLNKDETDYVIPGQDYAPQHIPLQENEEEMNH; this is encoded by the coding sequence ATGTCAGCACACGCAATAGACCACGCAGTAGATCACCACGAAGACGATCACGGGCATCATCATCATAAAGAAACGTTTGTTACTAAATACATCTTTAGTACAGACCATAAAATGATTTCTAAGCAATACCTAATTACAGGTTTGTTTATGGGAATTATCGGAATTGCTATGTCGCTTCTATTTAGATTGCAACTAGCTTGGCCTGATACAGAATTTACTATTTACGAAGTGTTACTTGGTAAATGGGGTGAAGGCGGTGTTATGGATCCAAACGTGTATTTGGCTTTAGTTACTATTCACGGTACCATCATGGTATTCTTCGTTTTAACGGCGGGACTTAGCGGTACATTTAGTAACCTGCTCATACCGTTGCAAATTGGAGCGCGAGATATGGCGTCCGGTTTCTTAAATATGATTTCGTATTGGTTGTTTTTCCTTTCAAGTTTGATCATGGTGATGTCGTTATTTGTAGAAGCAGGACCAGCTTCTGCAGGTTGGACTATATATCCTCCGCTTAGTGCGCTACCACAAGCTATTCCAGGTTCTGGAACAGGGATGACGCTTTGGTTAGTCTCTATGGCTATATTTATTGCATCATCATTACTAGGTTCTCTAAACTACATCGTAACAGTATTAAATTTACGTACAAAGGGAATGTCAATGACACGTCTTCCATTAACAATTTGGGCATTCTTTATTACTGCGGTAATTGGAGTTGTTTCGTTCCCAGTATTGTTTTCTGCAGCCCTTATGTTAATTATGGATAGAAGTTTTGGTACGTCATTCTTCTTATCAGACATCTATATTGCTGGCGAAGTATTACACAACCAAGGAGGGTCACCTGTATTATTTGAACATTTATTCTGGTTCTTAGGGCATCCCGAAGTGTATATTGTAATCTTGCCTGCTATGGGTATGGTTTCCGAGATCATGGCTACCAATGCACGAAAACCTATTTTTGGGTATCGCGCGATGGTTGCATCTATACTTGCAATTGCCTTTCTATCTACAATTGTATGGGGACACCATATGTTTATCTCAGGAATGAACCCATTCCTAGGATCGGTATTTACATTTACAACATTATTAATTGCAATTCCATCTGCAGTAAAATCATTTAACTGGATTACAACAATTTGGCGGGGTAACCTGCAAATGAACCCCGCAATGCTGTTTTCAATAGGTTTTGTTTCTACCTTTATAACAGGTGGATTAACAGGAATTATTTTAGGAGATAGTGCGCTAGATATTAATGTACACGACACCTACTTTGTGGTAGCTCACTTCCACTTAGTAATGGGTATTTCTGCATTGTACGGATTATTTGCTGGAGTCTACCATTGGTTCCCTAAAATGTTCCAAGGTCGAATGCTTAATAAAAATTTGGGCTATGTACATTTTTGGGTAACAGTAATTGGAGCCTATGGAGTGTTTTTTCCAATGCACTTTATTGGTATGGCAGGATTGCCTAGACGATATTACACAAATACAGCATTCCCATATTTTGATGATTTAACAGACGTGAATGTGGTAATTTCTATATTTGCCTTTATTACTGCTGCTGCTCAAATAGTATTCTTATACAACTTTATTAGCTCTATGTTCTACGGGAAAAAAGGACCTAAAAATCCTTGGAAATCTACTACACTAGAATGGACTGCAGAAGTTAAGCACATACATGGAAACTGGGACGGACCAATTCCGCATGTTTACCGATGGGCGTATGACTATAGTAAATTGAACAAAGACGAAACAGACTACGTAATTCCTGGGCAGGATTATGCACCACAACATATTCCCCTTCAAGAGAACGAAGAAGAAATGAATCACTAG
- a CDS encoding quinol:cytochrome C oxidoreductase has product MYTLPSKLKLFAIIFMVVGALGMLAGFLSAPSTTAEVKEMMAAHGDGHGGDHGETATHDNVKENHDGTHGEDAHDSEEAHLTHVLHQMQNRPWSALYIASFFFFMIALGTLAFYAIQHAAQAGWSPVLFRVMEGITAYLPWASVIIIILLLLSVFHVNHIFHWMDADLINPESPKYDKLIAGKSGWLNPMWFVIRACIYLLGFNLYRYFSRKWTLNQDNAEDNRWFKKNFKLAAGFLVFFIYTESMMSWDWIMSFDPHWFSTLFGWYVFAGMMVCAITVIAMITIVLKSQGYLEYVNDSHIHDLAKFMFAFSIFWTYLWFSQFMLIWYANIPEEVTYFVTRIEDYNLPFFGMVAMNFIFPVLLLMNSDYKRVNWFVILTGIVILLGHYVDVFNMVMPATVGKSWFIGLPEIGAMLFFFGLFVLVVFTALTKAPLLAKRNPFIKESKHFHY; this is encoded by the coding sequence ATGTACACGCTACCCAGTAAATTAAAATTATTTGCGATCATTTTTATGGTGGTTGGTGCCCTTGGTATGCTTGCGGGCTTCCTTTCTGCACCAAGTACAACTGCCGAAGTTAAAGAAATGATGGCAGCGCATGGTGATGGTCACGGAGGCGATCACGGAGAAACTGCAACGCATGACAACGTAAAAGAAAATCACGATGGAACACACGGCGAAGATGCTCACGATAGTGAAGAAGCACATCTAACGCACGTACTACATCAAATGCAGAATAGACCTTGGTCTGCACTGTACATTGCTTCGTTCTTTTTCTTTATGATAGCATTAGGGACACTCGCATTTTACGCAATTCAGCATGCAGCACAAGCAGGATGGTCACCAGTACTCTTTAGGGTCATGGAAGGTATAACGGCGTACCTGCCTTGGGCATCTGTTATCATTATCATCTTATTATTGCTTTCAGTTTTCCATGTAAATCACATCTTCCATTGGATGGATGCTGATTTAATTAATCCTGAGAGCCCTAAATATGACAAGTTGATTGCTGGAAAAAGCGGTTGGCTTAACCCTATGTGGTTTGTGATTAGAGCTTGTATTTACTTACTCGGATTTAACTTATACCGTTATTTCTCTAGAAAGTGGACTTTAAATCAAGATAACGCAGAAGACAACCGATGGTTTAAAAAGAACTTTAAGTTGGCAGCAGGGTTTTTAGTATTCTTTATTTATACCGAATCTATGATGTCTTGGGATTGGATCATGAGTTTCGACCCACATTGGTTCTCAACCTTGTTTGGATGGTATGTATTTGCAGGAATGATGGTATGCGCTATTACAGTTATTGCAATGATTACAATTGTGCTGAAAAGTCAAGGATATTTAGAATACGTAAATGACAGCCATATACATGATTTGGCCAAGTTTATGTTCGCCTTCAGTATTTTCTGGACCTATCTTTGGTTCTCACAGTTTATGCTAATTTGGTATGCAAACATTCCGGAAGAAGTAACGTATTTTGTTACAAGAATTGAAGACTATAACTTACCTTTCTTCGGAATGGTAGCAATGAACTTCATATTCCCAGTATTGTTATTAATGAACAGTGACTACAAACGTGTTAATTGGTTTGTAATCTTAACAGGAATTGTAATCCTTCTTGGACACTATGTAGATGTGTTCAACATGGTGATGCCTGCAACTGTTGGAAAATCATGGTTTATTGGCTTGCCAGAAATAGGAGCAATGCTATTTTTCTTTGGCCTCTTTGTGCTAGTGGTATTCACTGCATTAACAAAGGCACCATTACTGGCAAAACGAAACCCATTCATTAAAGAAAGTAAGCACTTTCATTATTAA
- a CDS encoding cytochrome P450 — protein sequence MSNLKEFPIVPLRRFLKHSLEILKNPLPFHHENFTNLGDTFRLKIGFKNSVVFSRDAAFLQYVLQKNQRNYTKSKIQTEDLAKYVGRGLLTSEGALWKQQRKLIQPAFHKKQLSNLLETMVAVISEELQNIVTERPFPIFEVYNNLAFQVVAKSLFSGGVSEIQIKRLQHITEEAQKMLVRELRQPYLNWWFRASGKLQKHLELTLEARAILKDLVTSRKESGQREDDLLDMLLDARYEDGSAMDEEQLIDELLILFVAGHETTSNALTFTTQLLAKHISYQTKISEELKTAKQNTTSLMELLRAMPVTTSVIEESLRLYPPVYFIDRVNIEKDEFNGVALKKGTSLLFAVHEIHKSARYWENPLLFNPNRFVNRKHSEYASFYFPFGAGPRMCIGNNFAMYEMILTVATLCENFSIKEHTTPIEINPLITLKPKNAILEFEKKA from the coding sequence ATGAGCAATCTAAAAGAATTTCCTATTGTTCCTCTAAGAAGATTTTTAAAGCACTCTTTGGAAATTTTAAAGAATCCGTTGCCGTTTCATCATGAAAACTTTACTAATCTTGGCGATACCTTTAGATTAAAAATTGGATTTAAAAATTCGGTTGTGTTTTCTAGAGATGCAGCATTTTTACAATATGTGCTTCAAAAAAACCAACGAAACTATACCAAGTCTAAAATACAAACTGAAGACCTTGCCAAATATGTGGGTCGTGGGTTATTAACTTCTGAAGGAGCCCTCTGGAAACAACAGCGTAAACTTATTCAGCCAGCATTTCATAAAAAACAACTTTCCAATTTGTTGGAAACCATGGTTGCCGTAATTTCAGAAGAGCTTCAAAATATAGTTACAGAACGCCCGTTTCCAATATTTGAAGTATACAACAACTTGGCGTTTCAAGTTGTGGCCAAATCATTGTTTAGTGGAGGTGTTTCTGAAATACAAATAAAAAGATTACAACATATTACCGAAGAAGCGCAAAAAATGCTAGTGCGTGAGTTACGCCAGCCTTATTTAAATTGGTGGTTTAGAGCAAGTGGAAAACTACAAAAGCATCTAGAACTTACTTTAGAAGCACGAGCGATACTAAAAGACTTAGTGACAAGTCGAAAGGAAAGTGGGCAAAGAGAAGATGATTTATTAGATATGCTGTTAGACGCTCGTTACGAAGATGGTAGTGCTATGGATGAGGAGCAGCTAATAGACGAGCTTTTAATTTTGTTTGTTGCTGGCCATGAAACCACAAGCAATGCCCTCACTTTCACAACCCAGTTACTTGCTAAGCACATTTCCTATCAAACTAAAATTTCCGAAGAGCTAAAAACCGCGAAGCAAAACACTACATCCCTAATGGAGCTTTTACGGGCTATGCCGGTCACCACAAGTGTTATTGAAGAGTCGCTTCGCTTGTATCCACCAGTTTATTTTATAGACCGTGTAAATATCGAAAAGGATGAATTTAACGGTGTTGCCTTAAAAAAAGGAACCAGTCTATTGTTTGCGGTACATGAGATTCATAAAAGCGCCAGGTATTGGGAAAATCCATTGTTATTTAATCCAAACCGTTTTGTGAATAGAAAGCATAGTGAGTATGCTTCCTTCTATTTTCCATTTGGTGCTGGGCCTCGTATGTGCATAGGTAATAATTTTGCTATGTACGAAATGATACTTACCGTGGCTACGCTTTGCGAAAATTTCAGCATAAAAGAACATACCACTCCAATAGAAATCAATCCGTTGATAACACTAAAGCCTAAAAACGCTATCTTGGAGTTTGAGAAAAAAGCTTAG
- a CDS encoding DUF3341 domain-containing protein produces MAAKHIHAIYSDDDILMQAVKQVRAERYHIEEVYTPFPVHGLDKVMGLAPTRIAICAFLYGLVGLSVAITMMNFIMIEDWPQDIGGKPSFSYIENMPAFVPIMFELTVFFAAHLMVITFYMRSKLWPFKKAENPDVRTTDDHFLMAVDAGHHDVEKLSKFLYDTGALEISLIENDDDH; encoded by the coding sequence ATGGCAGCTAAACACATTCACGCAATCTATTCAGACGACGACATCTTAATGCAAGCTGTCAAGCAGGTACGTGCAGAACGTTACCATATTGAAGAGGTATATACACCATTTCCAGTACACGGGCTTGACAAAGTGATGGGACTGGCACCTACAAGAATTGCAATTTGTGCGTTTTTGTACGGATTAGTAGGATTAAGCGTAGCAATCACCATGATGAATTTTATCATGATTGAAGACTGGCCACAGGATATTGGAGGTAAACCAAGTTTCAGTTATATTGAAAACATGCCGGCATTCGTTCCTATCATGTTCGAATTAACCGTATTCTTTGCAGCTCACTTAATGGTTATTACTTTCTATATGAGAAGTAAATTATGGCCTTTTAAGAAAGCTGAAAATCCTGACGTAAGAACTACAGACGATCATTTTTTAATGGCTGTAGACGCTGGGCACCACGATGTTGAAAAACTAAGCAAGTTTTTATACGACACAGGAGCATTGGAAATTAGTTTAATTGAAAATGACGATGACCATTAA
- the nrfD gene encoding NrfD/PsrC family molybdoenzyme membrane anchor subunit, whose amino-acid sequence MASHYEAPIRRPLVIGDKNYHDVTVDVAAPVEGKANKSWWIVFTIALIAFLWGLGCIIYTVSTGIGVWGLNRTVNWAWDITNFVWWVGIGHAGTLISAVLLLFRQKWRMAINRSAEAMTIFSVIQAGLFPIIHMGRPWLAYWVLPIPNQFGSLWVNFNSPLLWDVFAISTYLSVSLVFWWTGLLPDFAMIRDRAVTPFTKRVYSILSFGWSGRAKDWQRFEEVSLVLAGLATPLVLSVHTIVSFDFATSVIPGWHTTIFPPYFVAGAIFSGFAMVNTLLIIMRKVSNLEDYITIQHIELMNIVIMITGSIVGVAYITELFIAWYSGVEYEQYAFLNRATGPYWWAYWAMMTCNVFSPQFMWFPKLRRSIMFSFFISIVVNIGMWFERFVIIVTSLHRDYLPSSWTMFSPTFVDIGIFIGTIGFFFVLFLLYARTFPVIAQAEVKSILKSSGSKYKKLRAQHGDDVKHYDPIVREPAANAHHVDDTSKDDHNETVNADALLTSEYQKDQVDSLLNKLGTFDPATQTADDLKKISGVGPVMEQKLHQLGIYTFEQVSRMTDEDYDLLDEIIGEFPGRAKRDDWAGQAAKLKNNA is encoded by the coding sequence ATGGCGTCGCATTACGAAGCACCTATTAGAAGACCCTTAGTTATAGGAGATAAAAACTACCACGATGTTACTGTGGATGTTGCAGCTCCTGTTGAAGGTAAAGCCAATAAATCATGGTGGATAGTTTTCACCATTGCCTTAATTGCCTTTTTGTGGGGATTAGGATGTATTATTTACACTGTCTCTACAGGAATTGGAGTTTGGGGATTAAACCGAACTGTAAACTGGGCTTGGGATATCACCAACTTTGTATGGTGGGTAGGTATTGGTCACGCAGGAACACTGATTTCTGCAGTACTATTGTTGTTCCGTCAGAAATGGAGAATGGCAATTAACCGTTCTGCAGAGGCGATGACAATTTTCTCTGTAATTCAGGCTGGATTGTTTCCAATTATCCACATGGGTCGTCCATGGTTGGCATATTGGGTACTACCTATCCCTAACCAATTTGGTTCGTTATGGGTAAACTTTAACTCACCGCTTCTTTGGGATGTATTTGCGATTTCAACATACCTATCTGTGTCATTAGTATTCTGGTGGACTGGATTACTACCTGATTTTGCGATGATTCGTGATAGAGCGGTAACACCATTTACAAAAAGAGTATACAGCATTCTATCTTTTGGTTGGTCGGGTCGTGCAAAAGACTGGCAACGATTTGAAGAAGTTTCACTTGTATTAGCAGGTTTAGCAACACCATTAGTACTTTCAGTACACACTATTGTATCTTTTGACTTTGCTACCTCTGTTATTCCTGGATGGCATACCACGATTTTCCCTCCTTACTTTGTTGCAGGAGCAATTTTCTCTGGATTTGCTATGGTAAATACCCTTCTTATCATCATGAGAAAGGTGTCTAACCTAGAAGATTATATTACAATACAGCACATCGAATTAATGAACATTGTAATTATGATTACAGGTTCTATTGTAGGTGTGGCATATATTACCGAGTTATTTATTGCTTGGTACTCTGGTGTTGAGTACGAACAATACGCTTTCTTAAATCGTGCTACCGGACCTTACTGGTGGGCATATTGGGCGATGATGACATGTAACGTGTTCTCGCCACAATTTATGTGGTTCCCTAAGTTAAGACGAAGTATCATGTTCTCTTTCTTTATTTCGATTGTAGTAAATATTGGAATGTGGTTTGAGCGTTTTGTAATTATCGTGACATCATTGCACCGTGATTACCTACCTTCTTCATGGACCATGTTCTCACCAACGTTTGTAGATATTGGAATTTTCATAGGTACCATTGGTTTCTTCTTTGTACTTTTCTTACTCTATGCAAGAACCTTCCCAGTAATTGCACAGGCAGAAGTAAAATCTATTCTGAAATCATCTGGAAGCAAGTATAAAAAGTTAAGAGCACAACACGGAGACGATGTGAAACATTACGACCCGATTGTTCGTGAACCAGCAGCAAATGCACACCATGTTGATGACACTTCAAAAGATGATCATAATGAAACAGTGAATGCAGATGCATTGTTGACTTCAGAATATCAAAAGGATCAAGTTGATAGCTTGTTAAATAAGTTAGGAACTTTCGACCCTGCTACACAAACAGCAGACGACTTGAAAAAGATAAGTGGTGTAGGACCAGTGATGGAGCAGAAGTTACACCAATTAGGTATTTACACATTTGAACAGGTTAGCAGAATGACAGATGAAGATTACGACCTGTTAGACGAAATTATTGGCGAGTTCCCTGGACGTGCAAAACGTGACGATTGGGCAGGGCAAGCAGCAAAACTAAAAAACAACGCGTAA
- the ruvB gene encoding Holliday junction branch migration DNA helicase RuvB, giving the protein MNEYLDPSGEGISPQELDLEKRLRPLSFDDFAGQEQALENLQVFVQAANMRGEALDHTLFHGPPGLGKTTLAHILANELDVGIRVTSGPVLDKPGDLAGLLTNLEERDVLFIDEIHRLSPIVEEYLYSAMEDYKIDIMIESGPNARTVQIHLAPFTLVGATTRSGLLTAPMRARFGITSRLNYYSTKLLTTIVQRSAKILEVPISMEAAIEIAGRSRGTPRISNALLRRVRDFAQIKGDGAIDIGIAKYSLEQLNVDAHGLDEMDNKILTTIIEKFKGGPVGITTIATAVSESAETIEEVYEPFLIQQGFIMRTPRGREVTEAAYKHLGKLKGPTQGGLF; this is encoded by the coding sequence ATGAATGAATATTTAGACCCTTCAGGTGAGGGTATTTCTCCTCAAGAACTTGACCTAGAGAAGCGCTTGCGCCCGTTGTCTTTCGACGATTTTGCGGGTCAAGAACAAGCGTTGGAGAATCTTCAGGTTTTCGTACAAGCCGCAAACATGCGAGGGGAGGCATTAGACCACACATTGTTTCATGGTCCGCCGGGTTTAGGGAAAACCACCTTGGCTCACATACTCGCAAATGAATTGGACGTAGGCATTCGAGTTACTTCAGGTCCCGTTTTAGACAAGCCGGGAGATTTAGCTGGGTTACTTACTAATTTGGAAGAGCGGGATGTGTTATTTATTGATGAAATTCATAGGCTCAGTCCTATTGTAGAAGAGTACCTATACTCGGCTATGGAAGACTATAAAATTGATATCATGATCGAGTCTGGGCCAAATGCGCGTACTGTACAAATTCACTTAGCCCCGTTTACCTTGGTGGGTGCAACTACCAGATCTGGATTGCTTACAGCACCTATGCGTGCTCGTTTTGGTATAACGTCTCGGCTTAATTATTACTCAACAAAATTACTCACAACAATTGTACAACGTAGTGCAAAAATTTTGGAGGTGCCTATTTCTATGGAGGCAGCAATTGAAATTGCTGGGAGAAGTAGAGGAACACCACGTATTTCAAATGCATTATTACGCCGAGTGCGAGATTTTGCACAAATAAAAGGAGATGGGGCGATCGATATTGGAATCGCTAAATATTCTTTAGAGCAATTAAATGTTGATGCACATGGTTTGGATGAAATGGATAACAAGATACTAACCACAATCATCGAAAAGTTTAAAGGGGGGCCTGTAGGTATTACTACGATTGCAACGGCAGTTTCTGAAAGTGCCGAAACCATTGAAGAAGTATACGAGCCATTTCTAATCCAACAAGGTTTTATCATGCGCACTCCGCGAGGAAGGGAAGTAACCGAAGCTGCATATAAACATCTTGGTAAATTAAAAGGTCCCACGCAGGGAGGATTGTTTTAA